A single Deltaproteobacteria bacterium DNA region contains:
- a CDS encoding helix-turn-helix transcriptional regulator, with amino-acid sequence MDISDVKRQIGLRFKELRLAKGLKQEDLERWDFSYRYYGKLERGLVNPTLATLLRLCEIFDVTLVDLFRFMEKDGLTTDDRESVAINVSKILKENEKKNIQKLKIFMSEILPP; translated from the coding sequence GTGGATATCAGCGATGTTAAACGGCAAATTGGCTTGAGATTTAAGGAATTGAGGCTTGCGAAAGGATTGAAGCAGGAGGACCTTGAGAGGTGGGATTTCTCTTATCGTTATTATGGTAAGCTTGAGCGGGGCCTTGTTAATCCAACATTGGCTACCTTGCTTCGGCTTTGTGAAATATTTGACGTGACCTTGGTTGATTTATTTCGATTCATGGAAAAAGATGGATTGACCACTGATGACAGGGAATCGGTGGCCATTAATGTTTCAAAAATACTGAAAGAAAATGAGAAAAAGAATATTCAAAAGCTGAAAATATTCATGAGCGAAATCCTTCCGCCCTAA